The genomic interval TCCGTGACAATATCGATGCATTGCCACTTGCTGTAAGCGCTAAGGCTTTTTATCTTATCCGTTCTTCGCATTATCAAAAACGGGAAAGAACGATTTGCTCCGCAGAAAACATACAATATCCTGCTCTTGTTACTAAAGATGGTACTGGCGCTTATAAGAATATTAAGGAGCGTGAAGATGTACTGACGTATTTCTTACGAGACATCTTCCGTAAGCCCTCATTCCGTCCTGGGCAATTACCTATACTTAGTCATACATTAGCAGACAAAACGACAATAGGTCTTTTGCCTACTGGTGGTGGTAAATCTTTAACTTATCAATTGTCTTGCCTCTTACAACCAGGAGTTTCTATTATAGTCGATCCGCTGGTATCTTTGATGGTTGACCAAGTTCGTGGACTTTGCGACGCTCGTATAGATGCTTGTGAATGTGTTCACAGTGGAATGGACGCCAAGGAAAAAGCCAAGAAGCTGAACCTTCTACAGAATGGTGCAACCTTAATGGTGTTGCTTTCTCCTGAGCGATATATGATGGAGAATTTTAGGGACAGTCTGATAACAATGACAGAAAAGAACCATATCTATTTCTCTTATGGCGTAATAGACGAGGTTCATTGTGTTTCAGAATGGGGACATGATTTCCGTCCGTCATACCTACACTTAGGACGTAACATGATTAACTATATGAAAACGAGGTCTGGTCGTCCTCTATCAATCATTGGTCTTACGGCCACCGCTTCTTTTGACGTTCTTGCAGATGTGGAAAGAGAGCTGACCTTGGGAGGAAATCTTACGATAGACAGCGGAACGATTGTTCGCCCAGAGAATGATGAAAGAAAGGAATTGACTTATCGCATAATTGAAGTACATTCTGATTATGATAAGTTACGAGACTCCAATGACCCAAATGTGTTAAATGCCAACATTGATAGAGAACTTCAGAATATAGTAGCAGATACGAAAAAGAAGAAACTGGTAGAACTTATAGGAAATGTACCGCAAGATATAGAAACAATTAACGAAGCATCAATAGACTCGCCATGTAGGATCGCGGATTTTTCAACGGAGGCATTCTTTTTACCATCATCCGAAAAGAAATATGACAATGCAGGAATCGTTTTTTGCCCACATGCTCATGGTTCCTTGGGAGTTGTTAGTAGTCGTCATGGCAATCATCCTGGTATATCTTCTTCATTACTTTCCGAGGCTAAGTATTTAAAAATAGGAACTTTTATCGGAGGCGATAAGCCGTCTGGTGACATGAAACTATTCAACGATAACGAACAGAATCTCATGGTTGCTACCAAAGCATTTGGGATGGGCATAGACAAGCCCAACATCCGCTTTACCGTTAATTTCAACCATCCGTCATCAATTGAAAGTTTTGTTCAAGAAGCTGGTCGTGGAGGGCGTGATCGGAAAAATGCTATAGCATATATATTGTTTGATCCTACAGAATATGTACACCTAACAGCAGACAAGATAAATGATATTCGCTATGTCATGGGGAAAGAAAAAGATCCTACTTGGCTAGAACATTATCTTAATAAATTCATACTATTTGACGATTTCTTGAATGTTTGCATTCAGAATAATTGTTCGGAAGAAGACAGTCGCTCTATTATCAACATCTTACGTGATAGAGATTTCATAGAGAATATCGACAAGAATATCGACATGTGGTTCCACAACAATTCTTTCAGAGGTTTGTACAAGGAAAAGGTTATCCTCTGGGAGATGACCGACAGACTTATGAATGTCAAGCCTAATCACCTCAGAGCCATTCAAGCACGATTAAGAGACGAATTAGGTAATGAGGATCTTTTGTTGAGAGTTAATGTAGCAACGAACTCTATTACAATAGTATCTGAGGAAGAAAACGAAAAGCAATACGGTTACATCTATCTCAGTGACCTTCAGGCTAATTATCGATATACAAATTTCACGTATAATGTATGTAAGGTCATTTCTGAGGCACTAATCAGTATATTATCAGAATATGAAGATCACTCAGCAAGAGCTCTTCTTCGTCCTATAGATGGTGAAGATGACATAATGGAGGGCATATATGCTGCGATGTCGAAAGCTGATAAAGATGGCTACGTGTTTGTAACTGTTTCTTGGGAGAACAACTTCCAGCAAGATGCCGATGGATTCGAGCGTTCGATAAAAGCTGAGATAGAGAGAATCGCAGTTCAGAAGCAATGGAAGAATATAGATGAGGATCATTATGGGAAATTAAAACTGAACAAGGTGGGTGATTTTGATTCGTTAATTGCCCAGATTGCTAAATGCTCAAATGATTCAAGTTGGCTTAGGTGTCATGGAGACGAGGCTACATACAAATCACTTAAGAGGATATTCTGTCAAAAGAGAGACAAAGCAGACACAGACAAAGCGATATACAGACTGTGCTGTATTGGTTTGGTTGAGGATGTAACGATAGATTATCTTTCGGAAACATATGAGTTGAAGATTCATAAGCAGACTGATGATGAGTTCAAGGCTCACATGTTTGATTTCTTTAGGAAATACTATTCTTCTGAACAGGCACAAAAGAGGGTTGATGAGATAAATTCTCAGGACGGTCGTAACTACTTGGACAAGTGTTTAGGTTATCTAACAAAATTCGTCTATCAGAATCTGGAAAAGAAGCGTTATCGTGCCATAGAGGATATGCGAATAGCATGCAAAGATAGTGTTTTAAAACGAGCAGAGTCAGGGAATGACAATTGGCTTAAAGAGTTTATCCACCTATATTTCAACTCAAAATACGCCAGAGAAGGATACACGGTGGAAGACAAGCCTTATTCCCTTACCTATGACACAGATGATCAGGGAAGAGATGACTTTGATATAGTGAAGAAGTATATCGACATCATGAATAAGGACTCATCAGGCAGTGAGGTTGACAATGTAAAGCACTTATACGGTGCAACACTCCTGTCTTTACGTGCACACCCTGACAATGCAGCACTTCAATTACTTTTCACTTATTGCGTGACCTTCTTAGGAGTCGGAACTAACGACACATTAAGGACAGATGCCATTAAAAACTTTCATGAAGGTTTTATGTCACTTTCAAAGAAGGACGGAATGGATGTGTGGGATTGTATTGACGAATATACAGCCATGATAAAGCCTAAAGTACATGATCAACAATTGGAGGAGAGCATTGTAAATCAAGGTAAGGACAGTATACTTCTATTCATTCATGAGGAGAAATTAAATGAGATAGCAAATAAATATTTAAATTAAAGGATATGCCATACGATATTAATTCAGCATTAGAGAGACTGGAGCAGAACCTAAAGGATCTTGACTCAGCGAAGAAACAGGTAGAGGCTACCGTGAATGCCAGCGACAAGCTACAACAGGTCGTTTCTGGCTATGTTAACACTCTCGTTTCCGTTCAAGAGGGACTGAAACAATGGGAGAAGGAACTTCAAGGTATTCAAGTTGTTAACGATACAGCATTCAAAAATGCCATTGAGCAAATGATGGCAACATGCTCAGAGGTGGTTGATTTATTTAAATCCAAACTTGACGAAACCAAGGATGGATTTGAAGCCGATACGAATAGTTTCTTAGTTAAGTTAGAAAGAGAGAACGGAAAGTTGTCTGAACAGGTTAATGCATTGAAGATCCTTGGTTCTTCTTTTGATAATGCCATCAAAGATGTAAACAACGTTAAGGCTTTATTGGAAACCCTATCAAATGACTTAAAAGAATCACAGAGGTCACAGGATGAAGTTCTTGACGTGATAAAGGAGGAT from Prevotella sp. E13-27 carries:
- a CDS encoding DEAD/DEAH box helicase, with amino-acid sequence MPNFIDIFRNKGQISFTGMRNVAMSLLPTDKMKLDKLYNDLKRGTGILDDDDHLNMYLRSFGKMHKAKLDAAFSCIQNPSELFGSSVEIYDWGCGQGTATICLLDFLKAKRIAADIRSINLIEPSAAAVDRASKVISCYGSYAVNTVVKEFDPLNTGDITPSTFLKIHLFSNILDVDAFDLAKFIHFFQQSFTGDNYFICVGPYYSNNKRVDEFIAATDPDTMFAVVNKDRGGWQNDWTISLRVFFKNFQRIETVEDIRKRIEESHKKQQFFAGYILDAIEEEYKNTDIENETEGLYHSLSSFDVKSNFPLDNNTDCDSKLAVLANIISRGLPTKAPIYIEELFSKHFHISRKTEEGSSIKFSSNHAISKEDINDALHVIDPRFDIESYNGDMLESSFEKAFIERYLKGSGSEYLIQILEPQRPLSSIVNIPDRKFSKEQRVDFALEIPYGDSRTGFILELDGKQYHSNIFQRLRDERRDRMSLNGGWDTYRIDQIHNNDFIVNWEKEAYASKFLTTLKKNYKRTLSGEWNKTLQIVLAPLAIARIERILVEAMMSAALDINAQEWNIVIIERDVPCAAIAIEDLKDKYMHLCELSNCPAGLPEIRLTIVSSDEFKDSPLHLDKKTVCDIPSSTYDLCIDISMLLRDNIDALPLAVSAKAFYLIRSSHYQKRERTICSAENIQYPALVTKDGTGAYKNIKEREDVLTYFLRDIFRKPSFRPGQLPILSHTLADKTTIGLLPTGGGKSLTYQLSCLLQPGVSIIVDPLVSLMVDQVRGLCDARIDACECVHSGMDAKEKAKKLNLLQNGATLMVLLSPERYMMENFRDSLITMTEKNHIYFSYGVIDEVHCVSEWGHDFRPSYLHLGRNMINYMKTRSGRPLSIIGLTATASFDVLADVERELTLGGNLTIDSGTIVRPENDERKELTYRIIEVHSDYDKLRDSNDPNVLNANIDRELQNIVADTKKKKLVELIGNVPQDIETINEASIDSPCRIADFSTEAFFLPSSEKKYDNAGIVFCPHAHGSLGVVSSRHGNHPGISSSLLSEAKYLKIGTFIGGDKPSGDMKLFNDNEQNLMVATKAFGMGIDKPNIRFTVNFNHPSSIESFVQEAGRGGRDRKNAIAYILFDPTEYVHLTADKINDIRYVMGKEKDPTWLEHYLNKFILFDDFLNVCIQNNCSEEDSRSIINILRDRDFIENIDKNIDMWFHNNSFRGLYKEKVILWEMTDRLMNVKPNHLRAIQARLRDELGNEDLLLRVNVATNSITIVSEEENEKQYGYIYLSDLQANYRYTNFTYNVCKVISEALISILSEYEDHSARALLRPIDGEDDIMEGIYAAMSKADKDGYVFVTVSWENNFQQDADGFERSIKAEIERIAVQKQWKNIDEDHYGKLKLNKVGDFDSLIAQIAKCSNDSSWLRCHGDEATYKSLKRIFCQKRDKADTDKAIYRLCCIGLVEDVTIDYLSETYELKIHKQTDDEFKAHMFDFFRKYYSSEQAQKRVDEINSQDGRNYLDKCLGYLTKFVYQNLEKKRYRAIEDMRIACKDSVLKRAESGNDNWLKEFIHLYFNSKYAREGYTVEDKPYSLTYDTDDQGRDDFDIVKKYIDIMNKDSSGSEVDNVKHLYGATLLSLRAHPDNAALQLLFTYCVTFLGVGTNDTLRTDAIKNFHEGFMSLSKKDGMDVWDCIDEYTAMIKPKVHDQQLEESIVNQGKDSILLFIHEEKLNEIANKYLN